Part of the Candidatus Nomurabacteria bacterium genome is shown below.
ATGTCTACCAAGTTTTTTGGCTCTAGCGGGTTGGCAATATGGTTAGGGAACGTACCATCTAGCTCAAAAAACATTTCGTGCACATCAAACGGCACGTACGGTTCAAGCTCTGGGAATATTTTGCCTGCCATACCATTACCTGCATCAACCGCAATCTTAAGGGGCTTTAACTTATTTGTATTAACAAAGCCTAGTACGTGGTTTATCCAATCCTCTGTAATGTCTTTTTCTATACAATTGCCATACTCATCAGTTTCAAGCGAAGTGAGCGCCAATACTTCGTTTTTTATGTCTAGTAGTCCAGATTCTACTCCAATTGGTCTTGCTTCTTCTTTGCATAATTTTATGCCATTATATTCACCTGGGTTATGACTTGCGGTTATCATTGCACCACCAGCCAAATGATAGTTACCCACCGCAAAGTAAATCATGTCGCTTGTTACTTGCCCAATGTCAATAACATCTCGCCCACTTTTTCTTACACCATTAATGAGTGCATTTGCCAGTTCGGCAGAATCTGGGCGCATGTCCCGGCCAACCGCAATGGCACCATTGCCTTGCAGCCAGTTACTAAAAATATAGCCAATTTTTTCAACAACTTCTGGGGTCAATTCTGTACCTACCTTACCCCGTATATCGTACGCTTTAAAAATCTCGTCTAAAATTTCTTGCATATGTCCCTCCTGTGTTACTTCTAAAATCTATAATCCAATTTCTAACTCTGTATGCGCTTGGCTATATCGCCAACTTTCTGGCTGTAATTTTTGTTAGCCACTAGTACACCGTTGGGTGTGTTTACCACTACAATATTATCTAGTCCAATAACTGCAACTGGCTCTGTATCGTCGTTACGTATATAGCTATTGGTGGTATTTTCTAGTTCTACACCATTGCCCCAAACATGGTTACCGTCGTCGTTAGTACTGCTCACCGAATGCAGGTCGCTAAAGCTCCCTACATCTACCCAGTCAAAAGTGCCTGGTATAACTAAGCCGTTTGTCACATGCTCAGACAATGCAGTATCTATTGTTTCGTTTTTAAGTTGTAAATAGGCTGTCTCAAAGTCAGGGGCGTTATATAGTTTTGCTAAAGATTGGTACAACTTTGGCGCTACTGCTTGCATGGTATTTTCAAATGTTCGCAAAGAGCCTACCAA
Proteins encoded:
- a CDS encoding phosphomannomutase/phosphoglucomutase, giving the protein MQEILDEIFKAYDIRGKVGTELTPEVVEKIGYIFSNWLQGNGAIAVGRDMRPDSAELANALINGVRKSGRDVIDIGQVTSDMIYFAVGNYHLAGGAMITASHNPGEYNGIKLCKEEARPIGVESGLLDIKNEVLALTSLETDEYGNCIEKDITEDWINHVLGFVNTNKLKPLKIAVDAGNGMAGKIFPELEPYVPFDVHEMFFELDGTFPNHIANPLEPKNLVDIKKAISAYSCDAGIAFDGDGDRAVLIDETGEALTGTVLTALLADYFLQKNPGATILYNAICGKAAANTIENNGGKAIRTKVGHSYIKADMRKHAAVMAGEHSGHYYFKDNYYADSGLIAAVIGLYVLSTSGKTLSALAAPYRRAYVQIPETNFEVTNKEAVLLDIKTAYAGKKIDELDGITVQFDSGWFNVRASNTEPLLRLNAEAKTQQELDAMVKKVTKIIKA